A stretch of Miscanthus floridulus cultivar M001 chromosome 13, ASM1932011v1, whole genome shotgun sequence DNA encodes these proteins:
- the LOC136501662 gene encoding uncharacterized protein, with protein MATVSKADAAVALFSLVIAVAAPLIDSQVVLPRHLYPAPLVSVFQWFVDEFDHYLLAGPPPFLHGFVWLALTFLWPVCIANLYGILARRRWVAAATTLMAGVTMLTYLSAIFGEILGSGRATPKLVKFYSPFVVIAVALVLRGLCLCSDLEVPATAVESYVQKKRV; from the exons ATGGCCACCGTCTCCAAGGCAGACGCAGCGGTGGCGCTCTTCTCGCTGGTCATCGCCGTGGCGGCGCCGCTGATAGACTCCCAGGTCGTCCTCCCGCGGCACCTCTACCCGGCGCCGCTGGTGAGCGTCTTCCAATGGTTCGTCGACGAGTTCGACCACTACCTCCTCGCCGGCCCGCCACCGTTCCTGCACGGCTTCGTCTGGCTCGCCCTCACCTTCCTCTGGCCGGTCTGCATCGCCAACCTCTACGGCATCCTCGCGCGCCGCCGCTGGGTCGCCGCGGCCACCACCCTAATGGCCGGCGTCACCATGCTTACGTACTTG TCTGCCATATTTGGGGAGATATTGGGGTCCGGGAGAGCAACACCAAAGCTGGTCAAGTTCTACTCTCCGTTCGTGGTGATTGCTGTCGCTTTAGTTCTGCGTGGCCTCTGCTTGTGCTCAGACTTGGAGGTGCCGGCTACTGCAGTGGAATCCTATGTTCAGAAGAAGAGGGTCTAG
- the LOC136502013 gene encoding large ribosomal subunit protein uL6-like, with translation MKTILASEMMDIPEGVMVTVAAKQVTVEGPRGKLTRNFKHLNLDFQLQEGGRKLKVDAWFGTRRTMAAIRTAISHVQNLIKGVTKGYRYKMRFVYAHFPINASITNSNTAIEIRNFLGEKKVRKVDMLEGVTILGTYTRWLLYSVSDVLWCVFSISLQKCHVKKKDIRKFLDGIYVSDKGVIEEEQ, from the exons ATGAAGACGATCCTGGCGTCGGAGATGATGGACATCCCGGAGGGCGTGATGGTGACGGTGGCCGCCAAGCAGGTGACGGTGGAGGGCCCCCGCGGGAAGCTCACCCGCAACTTCAAGCACCTCAACCTCGACTTCCAGCTACAGGAGGGCGGGCGCAAGCTCAAGGTGGATGCCTGGTTTGGCACCCGCCGCACCATGGCCGCCATCCGCACCGCCATCTCCCACGTCCAGAACCTCATCAAGGGCGTCACCAAGGGGTACCGCTACAAGATGAGGTTCGTCTACGCTCACTTCCCCATCAACGCCTCCATCACCAACAGCAACACCGCCATCGAGATCAGGAACTTCCTTGGCGAGAAGAAG GTCAGGAAGGTGGACATGCTTGAGGGCGTGACCATCCTTGGTACATATACGAGGTGGCTGCTGTATTCAGTGTCAGATGTGCTTTGGTGTG TTTTCTCCATTTCTCTACAGAAATGccatgtcaagaagaaggatatcAGAAAGTTCTTGGACGGTATCTATGTCAGCGACAAGGGTGTGATCGAGGAGGAGCAGTGA